In the Paenibacillus sp. FSL R7-0337 genome, AGCGCCACTACTTGCTCGGTGCCGCTGAAATTCTGCACGAAGACATAGTCATGCTCGCCATCGGAACGCAGCTGTGCGGTTACTCCGGTCGGAAGCTCAGTGTTCAGGGTGCGGCTGATCCGCTCTTTTCCGGTAATTGCGGCGTACAGGTCTACATAGAACTGCGCGTCCTTCACACGTGTTGCCAGATGATAAGCCTTACCTGCTCCCAGCTTGTTCACTGTGAGTGCAGGACGTCCGGCGTAGAAGTCGCTGCGGTAATGACCCAGCGCCTCAGCGCCTTCCAGATGAATCAGCTCGGCAATCTCATGCGCATCGTATTCCCCGCTCAGCTTCAAGCTATTGCCGGGGTCAAGCACCAGACCGTTCAGGTCGCGGCTATGCAGCCCTTCTGTCTCTTCGGCCCAAATGCCCAGCGTTCTGCGCAGCGGTCCAGGGAAGCCGCCCAGGTGACACAGATCGGTCTCGCCGACCACTCCCGACCAATAAGTGGCCAGGAAGGTTCCACCCTGCTCTACGTACTTCTCAATCCGCTTCCCGTTCTCTTCGCTGATCAGGTACAGCATCGGAGCAATTACCAGCTTATAGCCGGACAGGTCATCGCCCGAACCTACCACATCTACCGGAATTCCCAGCTCCCACAGTCCCCGGTAATGCTGAAGCACCGTCTCTTCATATTTCAGGCCGGAATTGCGAATACCTTGAGCATCCTTCACCGCCCAGCGGTTGTCCCAGTCGAACAGAATGGCTGTCTCAGCAGGGGTTGTAGTACCTACAACTTCCTCCAGTCCTGCCAGGGTACGGCCCACCTCAGCTACATCCTTGAAGACACGGGTCTCCGTATGTCCGCTATGGTCGATCACCGCGCCGTGGAATTTCTCGCTGGAGCCGCGGCTTTTACGCCACTGGAAGTACTGTACAGAATCAGAACCATGCGCAACGGCCTGGAGTGAGGACAGCTTGTGCATCCCCGGACGCTTCAGCTTGCTGACAATCTGCCAGTTCGTGAGGGAAGGCGTGCTTTCCATGAGCAGGAACGGCTTCTTTTTGAAGCTGCGGTACATATCATGGTGCATCGCTGTCCAAGCGGCCAAGCGGGCGTCATCATCGTCTTCGGTATATCCCCAGTCCGGGTAAGCATCCCACGATACCACATCAAGAATCTTAGCCATATTGCGGTAGTCCACGCCGTCAATCATATGCATGTTGGTGGTCACCGGCAGATCAGGGTTGAAGCCGCGCACGGCGTCAATCTCATGCTGGCAGAAGTTTATCGTCTGATCACTTACGAACCGGCGCCAGTCC is a window encoding:
- a CDS encoding beta-galactosidase, which translates into the protein MSSKVPAISSKAPVMLHGADYNPEQWLKYPGVLEEDIRMMKLAGCNVMSVGIFSWVSLEREEGVFNFEWMDQLLDRFAENGIYAFLATPSGARPAWMSEKYPEVLRVERNRVRNLHGVRHNHCFTSPVYREKTALINSKLAERYAHHPAVIGWHISNEFGGECHCNYCQDAFRDWLKAKYNNDLDEVNHAWWATFWSHTYTSWEQIESPAPHGETQVHGLNLDWRRFVSDQTINFCQHEIDAVRGFNPDLPVTTNMHMIDGVDYRNMAKILDVVSWDAYPDWGYTEDDDDARLAAWTAMHHDMYRSFKKKPFLLMESTPSLTNWQIVSKLKRPGMHKLSSLQAVAHGSDSVQYFQWRKSRGSSEKFHGAVIDHSGHTETRVFKDVAEVGRTLAGLEEVVGTTTPAETAILFDWDNRWAVKDAQGIRNSGLKYEETVLQHYRGLWELGIPVDVVGSGDDLSGYKLVIAPMLYLISEENGKRIEKYVEQGGTFLATYWSGVVGETDLCHLGGFPGPLRRTLGIWAEETEGLHSRDLNGLVLDPGNSLKLSGEYDAHEIAELIHLEGAEALGHYRSDFYAGRPALTVNKLGAGKAYHLATRVKDAQFYVDLYAAITGKERISRTLNTELPTGVTAQLRSDGEHDYVFVQNFSGTEQVVALAGQAYTDVESGAAAPAELKLAVNGLAILKREAAKA